From the Aerosakkonema funiforme FACHB-1375 genome, one window contains:
- a CDS encoding PAS domain S-box protein: MLEFWGHIFTDGGFIPHGHCYLWKPGLVGLHIASDLAIAVAYYSIPITLLYFVRKRQDLPFNWVFLLCGAFIVACGTTHLMEIWTLWHPTYWLSGAIKAFTALVSAYTAIQVANLMPKALALPSAAKLEVLNLKLEGEIADRILAEAALKQARDELEIRVRERTAQLEKANQELKNEISDRKLAEVAVQESEARNRAILAAIPDLMLRVKPDGSCTSCLPPKDPPAQTFLPIEQHLSELLPPELLQIQLQAIERALVTGTLQVYEHQVVKYGKISYEEVRISPAGEEEALIMVRDITDRKQAEEILANYNRILSAQVQDRTAELARTNAQLEQEIAERKQIEAQLRKSEAKLSAILDNVGACIYIKDLQGNYIYINHLIEEVFGFTEAEIIGSNDFKLFSKQTASSLRQNDRKVIESGVVHRFEEVGELNNGEYRYYLSIKVPLKSEDGSIYGICGISTDITELKQTEAALRQSEQRMEALLSAMPDVMFRQRIDGTYLDVAGDKSTMLLPRQSLIGGNLKDLPIPEQIKADLLERFQAAVATGKLQIYEHDLQKADRIHSYEARIVKSGADEIVCIVRDITERKRFTAALQESEERYRTVVTAMAEGIVLQDRSGVIHTCNASAKRILGLSRKQMMGRSSIDPRWQAIREDGSPFPGEEHPAMVTLRTGKPCSNVVMGIRKPNDRLTWISINSQPLRKTGEVLPYAVVASFSDITDRKQAEEELRWKETLLRSMANASPLAFYVVDNRTDSILYFNHRFCEIWGIEHLETQMQCGQLKNKDLIPDCVSLIKDATAFAESCELLQNVANRDVVEDEIIFQDGRIIRRFSSQIRDESDRYFGRMYLFEDITDRKEIEEQLQLADFCIERSVLGIALIDRHGKILRTNEASSKQLGYTREEFLSMYVWDNDPNFPIDKWPEHWQALKEQKTMTFTSQHWRKNGTTIPMEVSLHYLEFNGKEYNFACARDLSDRYQAEAALRESEARYLAIIEDQTELIVRFLPDGTLTFANEAFCRFFGHKRSEIVGYRYEPSIHEEDSEYVASLRNFISVENPVVTMENRVIARGEIRWTHWSERGIFDDNGELVELQAVGRDITDRKRIEEALKQSEERLQLALEGSGDGLWDWNLVTNEVYYSPRYMEMLGYEANELPQEVSTWNYLTHPDDMVWVKEIVEAHFKDSSVLYAFDYRLRTKSGEWKWVADYGKVVARDENGKPLRMAGTHRDASDRKRMEQALKESEQRFRAIFDRAFQFVGLLQPDGIVLESNQTALDFAGINRDEVVGKPFWEGKWWTISPETQAQLKAAISQAAQGVFVRYEVDVWGKDERIMTIDFSLRPIVDETGRVTLLIPEGRDISDRKRAEEQLRKYERIVSTTSDGICLVSPDYTYQIVNQAYLNYHQKRYDEVVGHKVIEIVGKEIFERQIQTSHERCLIGETVQYEMWFDKHTEGRRFISVTYSPYFEADRTVSGVVVSVRNLTELKQAQKQLELQDIIVKNVAEGICLVRISDNIIVYANPKFERMFGYDSGELNGKNVAIVNYQDETIDAEAIHAEIAHNILTYGEYSYEVYNVRKDGTPFWCRATTSKFEHPEYGTILVAVQEDISDRKYAEEARRLSEARLKHLTASIPGTLYSYGYYPDGAAKFEYISEGCQEMFELAPEEVLADENTLLNQISPDDRAKHEEAVVRAIENMTSLSSEWRNIAPSGKQRWLRVQAQPEYREDGSKVWHGVILDISDRKEIEQALRDSQYFLQKVANATPQILYLFDVKQKTSIYLNQQCTSILGYSPEEIYQADPEWFVNCFHPEDRHLCYEMPDRFINLNDNEVLTTEYRFQHKNGDWRWLCTREVVFSRDENGVPTQILGAVQDISDRKQAEVQIKQQEEFLRTVIDNDPNTIFVKDREGHFLLVNKAGAHCFYNKTPEELIGKKDSDFCYSSELVELFIQENLYVIEMGQPLFIGEEKVVNYTNEEKWFQWQKIPIRLPGKDDICVLGIGVDITARKQAEAELEAQRAFLYQVIDVVPSAIFVKDRQLRFLIVNRWAAEMYGSTIEEMRGKTDYEFAGDRFDDSAGSNILKSPSEPNFELEKFLAINRKVMSTLRTEIIPAQPIKTPEGGLRWYQIIISPFIEANGQVQGVIGAATDITALKQAEEELRLAKEAAEAANRAKSTFLANMSHELRTPLNAILGFSKLMNRAANLSEEQQENLNIIRRSGEHLLTLINQVLDLSKIEAGRITLNENEFDLYRLLDDVEDIFSWKAREKNLQLQFNCAADVPKYIRTDELKLRQVLINLVSNAVKFTGQGSVSVLVSAEGGRGTGEKTNDGDDGGFDITINFEVSDTGEGIAPSEFEKLFKPFVQTASGQKVQEGTGLGLTISCQFVCLMGGDITVISGGKAFSPGADRCEINKDIRVGTTFKFKIRAGTVKAIATENQPQSRGVIALAPNQPLYRMLIVDDNTYNRQLLIKLLHPLGFELQSAHNGYEALQIWSRWQPHLIWMDMRMPEMDGYEATKQIRKAEAAKLNDELNSTVAASSSLDHRSTAIIAITASSLPEEKAAVLAAGCDDFIRKPFPEHEIFDAIQKHLGVDFIYEETTAVSRSDTTEILGIYAENIATLPGDLLLVLRHAIVEGDLEQITIIIEELRLHNQMLAQYLLTLANQYQFEQLLSLIQTEHSL; this comes from the coding sequence TAGCGATCGCGGTAGCTTATTACTCAATTCCCATTACGCTGCTTTATTTTGTTCGCAAACGGCAAGATTTGCCCTTCAATTGGGTATTTCTGCTGTGTGGGGCATTTATCGTCGCTTGCGGTACAACTCACCTGATGGAAATTTGGACGCTTTGGCATCCCACCTATTGGCTGAGTGGTGCGATCAAAGCCTTCACCGCATTAGTGTCAGCCTACACAGCGATACAGGTAGCGAACTTGATGCCAAAGGCACTCGCTTTACCTTCGGCAGCAAAACTGGAGGTTCTCAACCTCAAACTGGAGGGGGAAATAGCCGATCGCATCCTAGCAGAAGCCGCCCTCAAACAAGCTCGCGACGAGTTAGAAATCAGAGTCAGGGAACGCACCGCACAACTGGAAAAAGCCAATCAGGAATTGAAAAATGAAATTAGCGATCGCAAACTAGCAGAAGTTGCTGTCCAAGAAAGCGAAGCCAGAAACCGGGCTATCCTAGCAGCAATACCAGATTTGATGCTGCGAGTCAAGCCAGATGGCTCCTGTACTAGCTGTTTGCCGCCCAAAGATCCGCCAGCACAAACCTTCCTTCCGATCGAACAGCACCTTTCCGAACTGCTGCCGCCGGAATTGTTGCAAATCCAGTTACAAGCGATCGAACGAGCGCTGGTAACAGGGACATTGCAGGTTTACGAGCATCAAGTTGTCAAATACGGCAAAATTAGCTACGAAGAAGTCCGCATTTCCCCTGCTGGCGAAGAAGAAGCGCTGATTATGGTGCGCGATATTACCGATCGCAAACAAGCAGAAGAAATCCTCGCAAATTACAACCGAATTCTGTCAGCCCAAGTACAGGATCGGACAGCGGAACTAGCCCGAACTAATGCCCAGTTAGAACAAGAAATTGCCGAGCGCAAGCAAATAGAAGCCCAATTACGGAAAAGCGAAGCCAAACTATCAGCTATCTTAGATAACGTTGGTGCCTGCATTTACATCAAAGATTTGCAGGGCAACTATATATATATCAATCATTTAATCGAAGAAGTATTTGGCTTTACCGAAGCCGAAATTATCGGTAGCAACGATTTCAAATTATTCTCAAAACAGACAGCTTCATCCCTCAGACAAAATGACAGAAAGGTGATTGAGAGCGGTGTTGTCCATCGTTTTGAAGAAGTGGGCGAGCTTAACAACGGAGAATATCGTTACTATTTATCTATAAAAGTTCCCTTGAAAAGTGAAGACGGTAGCATCTACGGCATCTGCGGTATTTCCACCGATATTACCGAACTCAAACAAACAGAAGCGGCATTGCGGCAAAGCGAACAAAGAATGGAGGCACTGTTGAGCGCTATGCCCGATGTGATGTTTCGGCAACGGATAGATGGCACTTATCTAGACGTAGCGGGAGACAAAAGCACGATGCTTTTACCTCGCCAAAGTCTCATAGGCGGAAACTTAAAAGATTTACCCATTCCCGAACAAATCAAAGCCGACCTACTAGAACGTTTCCAAGCAGCAGTTGCCACCGGAAAGCTACAAATCTACGAGCATGACCTGCAAAAAGCTGACCGGATACACAGCTACGAAGCACGCATTGTCAAAAGCGGTGCGGATGAAATAGTTTGTATCGTGCGAGATATCACAGAACGCAAACGTTTTACAGCCGCCTTGCAGGAAAGCGAGGAACGCTATCGCACAGTGGTGACAGCAATGGCAGAAGGTATTGTCTTGCAAGATAGGAGCGGTGTTATCCACACCTGTAACGCTAGTGCCAAACGAATTCTCGGCTTGTCCCGCAAGCAAATGATGGGGCGGAGTTCGATCGATCCGCGTTGGCAAGCGATTCGCGAGGACGGTTCGCCTTTTCCAGGTGAGGAACATCCGGCAATGGTAACCCTGCGAACTGGCAAACCTTGCTCAAATGTGGTGATGGGTATCCGCAAGCCAAACGATCGCTTAACCTGGATTTCCATTAATTCTCAACCTCTGCGAAAAACTGGTGAAGTTCTTCCTTATGCAGTTGTAGCTTCGTTTTCCGATATTACCGATCGCAAACAAGCAGAAGAGGAATTACGGTGGAAAGAAACTTTGCTGCGCTCAATGGCTAATGCTTCACCGCTAGCTTTTTATGTAGTCGATAACCGCACCGATAGTATTCTCTACTTCAACCACCGCTTCTGCGAAATTTGGGGAATCGAACATCTGGAAACACAAATGCAGTGCGGTCAACTGAAGAACAAAGATCTGATTCCTGACTGTGTGTCTTTAATTAAGGATGCGACCGCATTTGCTGAATCTTGCGAACTACTGCAAAATGTGGCAAATCGAGATGTTGTTGAAGACGAGATTATTTTTCAAGATGGTAGGATTATCCGCCGCTTTTCCAGCCAAATTCGCGATGAGAGCGATCGCTACTTCGGACGGATGTATCTATTTGAGGATATCACCGATCGCAAGGAGATCGAAGAACAGCTGCAACTGGCAGATTTTTGTATAGAACGCTCAGTTCTCGGCATCGCTTTGATCGATCGCCACGGGAAGATTTTGCGGACGAACGAAGCATCTTCCAAACAACTGGGATACACCCGCGAAGAGTTTCTATCAATGTACGTCTGGGATAACGATCCCAATTTTCCGATCGATAAGTGGCCAGAGCATTGGCAAGCGCTCAAAGAGCAAAAAACAATGACTTTTACCTCGCAACATTGGCGCAAAAACGGCACAACTATCCCGATGGAAGTCTCGCTCCACTATTTGGAGTTTAACGGTAAAGAATATAACTTTGCCTGCGCTCGCGATCTCAGCGATCGCTATCAAGCAGAAGCGGCATTACGAGAAAGCGAAGCACGTTATCTTGCCATCATCGAAGATCAAACAGAACTGATTGTGCGGTTTTTACCAGACGGTACTCTTACCTTTGCTAATGAAGCGTTCTGTAGATTTTTCGGACACAAGCGGTCAGAAATAGTCGGGTATCGGTACGAACCTAGTATCCACGAAGAAGACTCCGAGTATGTAGCTTCTCTCCGCAATTTCATTAGCGTGGAAAATCCCGTCGTCACTATGGAAAATCGGGTGATTGCTCGTGGAGAAATACGTTGGACGCACTGGAGCGAGCGAGGCATATTTGATGACAACGGTGAGCTTGTAGAATTGCAAGCGGTAGGAAGAGATATTACCGATCGCAAGCGAATAGAAGAAGCGCTCAAACAAAGCGAGGAGCGTTTGCAATTGGCGCTGGAAGGCTCCGGCGATGGGCTGTGGGATTGGAATTTGGTGACAAATGAAGTGTATTACAGTCCCCGTTACATGGAGATGCTGGGTTATGAAGCAAATGAACTTCCACAGGAAGTGAGTACCTGGAATTATCTGACACATCCAGATGATATGGTTTGGGTGAAAGAGATCGTAGAAGCTCATTTCAAAGACAGTTCGGTTCTCTACGCTTTTGACTATCGGCTCCGCACTAAGTCGGGTGAATGGAAATGGGTGGCAGACTACGGTAAGGTAGTGGCTCGCGATGAAAATGGCAAGCCGTTGCGGATGGCAGGAACTCACCGCGATGCGAGCGATCGCAAACGAATGGAACAAGCCTTGAAAGAAAGCGAACAAAGATTTCGCGCTATCTTCGATCGAGCCTTTCAGTTTGTAGGATTGCTCCAACCCGATGGTATTGTTTTAGAAAGCAATCAAACCGCACTGGATTTTGCGGGAATCAATCGAGATGAAGTGGTCGGTAAGCCATTTTGGGAAGGGAAATGGTGGACAATTTCTCCGGAAACTCAAGCACAATTAAAAGCAGCCATTTCTCAAGCGGCTCAAGGTGTATTTGTTCGCTACGAAGTTGATGTTTGGGGAAAAGATGAGCGAATTATGACGATCGATTTTTCCCTACGTCCGATCGTAGATGAAACCGGAAGAGTAACGCTGTTGATTCCCGAAGGACGAGATATTAGCGATCGCAAACGAGCTGAGGAACAACTGCGAAAGTACGAACGGATAGTTTCAACAACAAGTGATGGGATTTGTTTGGTCAGCCCTGACTACACCTATCAAATCGTCAACCAAGCATACCTGAACTATCATCAGAAGCGCTATGACGAAGTTGTCGGACACAAAGTTATAGAAATTGTAGGCAAAGAGATATTTGAAAGACAAATCCAGACGAGTCACGAACGTTGTTTAATAGGAGAGACAGTACAATACGAAATGTGGTTTGATAAGCATACAGAGGGACGCAGATTTATTAGCGTCACTTACTCTCCTTATTTTGAGGCCGATCGCACAGTTTCAGGTGTAGTGGTCAGCGTCCGTAACTTAACTGAATTAAAGCAAGCACAGAAGCAACTGGAACTGCAAGACATCATCGTCAAAAATGTGGCAGAAGGCATTTGTTTGGTGAGAATCAGCGATAACATCATTGTCTATGCCAATCCCAAATTTGAACGGATGTTTGGCTACGATTCGGGTGAACTAAATGGCAAGAATGTTGCCATAGTTAACTACCAAGATGAAACCATTGATGCTGAAGCCATTCACGCAGAAATTGCCCACAATATCCTGACTTATGGCGAATATTCCTATGAAGTTTATAATGTTAGGAAAGACGGTACACCCTTCTGGTGTCGGGCAACTACGTCCAAATTTGAACATCCTGAGTATGGCACAATTCTCGTCGCCGTCCAGGAAGATATTAGCGATCGCAAGTATGCAGAAGAAGCGCGACGGCTAAGCGAAGCTCGACTCAAACACCTGACTGCAAGCATACCGGGAACTCTTTACTCGTATGGATATTATCCGGATGGTGCGGCAAAGTTTGAATATATCAGCGAAGGTTGCCAAGAAATGTTTGAACTCGCTCCAGAAGAAGTTTTAGCGGATGAAAATACCCTATTAAACCAAATTTCCCCCGATGACCGAGCCAAGCATGAAGAAGCAGTTGTTCGCGCCATCGAAAACATGACTTCTTTGAGTTCGGAATGGCGCAATATTGCTCCTTCTGGAAAACAAAGATGGCTGCGTGTCCAAGCTCAACCTGAATATCGCGAAGACGGATCTAAAGTTTGGCATGGCGTGATATTAGATATTAGCGATCGTAAAGAGATAGAACAAGCATTACGCGATAGCCAATATTTTCTGCAAAAGGTTGCCAATGCAACACCGCAGATTTTGTACCTCTTCGATGTCAAACAGAAGACGAGTATCTATTTGAACCAACAGTGTACGAGCATTTTAGGCTACTCACCAGAAGAAATTTACCAAGCAGATCCGGAATGGTTTGTTAATTGTTTTCATCCAGAAGATCGACACCTGTGCTACGAAATGCCGGATCGATTTATCAATCTTAATGACAATGAAGTGCTGACCACTGAATATCGATTCCAACACAAAAATGGCGATTGGCGTTGGCTTTGTACGCGAGAAGTTGTCTTCTCTAGAGATGAGAATGGTGTACCGACGCAAATTCTGGGAGCGGTGCAGGATATTAGCGATCGCAAACAAGCCGAAGTACAAATCAAACAGCAAGAAGAGTTCCTGCGAACAGTCATCGATAACGACCCGAACACCATCTTTGTCAAAGATAGAGAAGGACACTTTTTGCTGGTTAACAAAGCTGGTGCCCATTGTTTCTACAACAAAACTCCAGAAGAACTGATCGGTAAAAAAGATTCAGACTTCTGTTATTCTTCAGAGCTTGTTGAGCTTTTTATACAAGAAAACCTATATGTCATTGAAATGGGTCAGCCATTGTTTATTGGTGAGGAAAAAGTTGTCAATTATACTAACGAAGAAAAATGGTTTCAGTGGCAAAAAATTCCGATCCGCCTACCCGGAAAAGATGATATTTGCGTGCTGGGAATCGGAGTCGATATCACCGCCCGCAAACAAGCCGAAGCAGAATTGGAAGCACAGCGAGCTTTTCTGTATCAGGTAATCGATGTAGTTCCCAGTGCTATCTTTGTCAAAGATCGGCAACTGCGTTTCCTGATTGTCAACCGATGGGCTGCTGAAATGTACGGCTCAACAATTGAAGAAATGAGGGGTAAAACCGATTATGAATTTGCAGGCGATCGATTTGATGATTCTGCGGGGAGCAATATTCTTAAATCACCCTCAGAACCGAATTTTGAACTAGAAAAATTCCTGGCAATCAATCGCAAAGTAATGTCAACCCTTCGTACCGAAATTATCCCGGCTCAACCTATCAAAACCCCTGAAGGTGGACTGCGTTGGTATCAAATCATCATCAGTCCGTTTATTGAAGCAAACGGTCAGGTGCAGGGAGTCATCGGCGCTGCTACAGATATTACCGCTCTCAAGCAAGCAGAAGAAGAATTGCGATTGGCAAAAGAAGCTGCCGAAGCCGCTAACCGCGCTAAAAGTACCTTCCTCGCCAACATGAGCCACGAATTGCGAACCCCCCTTAACGCCATTCTCGGCTTTTCTAAACTGATGAACCGCGCCGCCAATCTCTCTGAAGAACAACAAGAAAATCTCAATATTATTCGTCGTAGCGGCGAACATTTGCTGACTTTAATCAACCAAGTGTTAGACCTCTCTAAGATTGAAGCCGGACGCATAACGCTGAATGAAAATGAGTTCGACCTCTACCGCTTGTTGGATGATGTCGAAGATATTTTTTCGTGGAAAGCCAGAGAAAAAAATTTACAATTACAGTTTAACTGTGCTGCCGATGTTCCCAAATATATCCGTACTGATGAACTCAAATTGCGGCAAGTGCTGATTAATTTGGTGAGCAATGCTGTTAAATTTACCGGACAAGGAAGCGTGTCAGTATTAGTTAGCGCTGAAGGCGGCAGAGGAACGGGCGAAAAAACCAACGATGGCGATGATGGAGGATTTGATATAACAATTAACTTTGAAGTTTCAGATACAGGCGAGGGAATTGCCCCCAGCGAATTTGAAAAGTTATTCAAACCATTCGTGCAAACGGCATCGGGCCAAAAAGTGCAGGAAGGAACCGGGTTAGGGTTGACTATCAGCTGCCAATTTGTGTGTTTGATGGGAGGTGACATAACGGTTATCAGTGGCGGGAAAGCTTTCAGTCCGGGTGCCGATCGCTGCGAAATAAACAAGGATATAAGGGTGGGTACAACATTTAAGTTTAAAATTCGAGCCGGCACTGTCAAGGCGATCGCAACTGAGAATCAACCCCAAAGTCGTGGTGTGATTGCCCTTGCCCCCAATCAACCCCTCTATCGAATGCTCATAGTTGATGATAATACCTATAACCGCCAGCTTTTGATTAAGCTGCTCCATCCCCTTGGCTTTGAACTACAATCGGCTCATAATGGCTATGAAGCGTTACAAATTTGGTCGCGCTGGCAACCTCACTTAATCTGGATGGATATGCGAATGCCAGAGATGGACGGGTACGAGGCAACTAAACAGATTAGAAAGGCTGAAGCCGCAAAGCTAAACGATGAATTAAATTCTACCGTGGCTGCTTCATCCTCACTCGATCATCGTTCTACTGCGATTATTGCCATTACTGCCAGTTCCTTGCCAGAAGAAAAAGCGGCTGTTTTGGCGGCTGGTTGCGATGATTTTATTCGCAAACCTTTCCCAGAACACGAAATATTTGATGCTATTCAAAAACATTTGGGGGTGGATTTTATTTATGAGGAAACTACTGCTGTAAGCAGGTCTGATACCACAGAAATACTAGGGATATATGCGGAAAATATCGCTACTTTACCTGGTGATTTATTGCTTGTTTTACGTCATGCGATCGTTGAGGGAGACTTGGAACAAATAACTATAATTATCGAAGAATTGCGTCTACACAATCAAATGTTGGCTCAGTATTTACTTACTTTAGCTAACCAATATCAATTCGAGCAATTACTGAGTTTAATCCAGACAGAACATAGCTTATGA